In Streptomyces canus, one DNA window encodes the following:
- a CDS encoding carbohydrate ABC transporter permease translates to MNRAARPVMYAALVLCALLTMLPFAWGVSGSLRSLDEIRSDPGALFPHHLTFGNFTRLFETQGFGRFLVNSVVVALIVVAGNILAASAAGYALAKLDFAGRRLAFGAVMAAMMVPFTAVFVTQFVITVDLGLADTLAGIALPGAALPLSVFIVRQYALSVPDELLEAARIDGAGEFRIFFRIFLPLAGPAVATITIMSFLNSWNNFIWPLVVAQSMSTYTLPVGLAATSQAAAHVTDYGLLLAGAIVVMLPVLVLFLFLQRYFVQGIAGTGLR, encoded by the coding sequence ATGAACCGTGCCGCCCGCCCCGTGATGTACGCCGCCCTGGTGCTGTGTGCCCTGCTCACCATGCTGCCCTTCGCATGGGGGGTGAGCGGCTCGCTGCGCAGCCTGGACGAGATCCGCTCCGACCCCGGGGCCCTGTTCCCGCACCACCTCACCTTCGGCAACTTCACCCGGCTGTTCGAGACGCAGGGCTTCGGCCGGTTCCTGGTCAACAGCGTCGTCGTCGCGCTGATCGTGGTGGCCGGGAACATCCTGGCCGCGTCGGCCGCCGGATACGCCCTCGCCAAACTCGACTTCGCAGGCCGGCGGCTCGCGTTCGGCGCGGTCATGGCGGCGATGATGGTGCCGTTCACCGCGGTGTTCGTCACCCAGTTCGTGATCACCGTGGACCTGGGCCTCGCGGACACCCTCGCCGGAATCGCCCTGCCCGGCGCCGCGCTTCCCCTGTCGGTCTTCATCGTGCGCCAGTACGCCCTGTCGGTCCCCGACGAACTCCTCGAAGCGGCCCGCATCGACGGAGCGGGCGAGTTCCGGATCTTCTTCAGGATCTTCCTGCCGCTGGCCGGTCCCGCCGTCGCCACGATCACGATCATGTCGTTCCTCAACTCGTGGAACAACTTCATCTGGCCGCTGGTGGTCGCCCAGAGCATGTCCACCTACACCCTCCCGGTCGGCCTCGCCGCCACCAGCCAGGCCGCGGCCCACGTCACCGACTACGGCCTGCTGCTCGCCGGAGCGATCGTCGTGATGCTGCCGGTACTCGTGCTCTTCCTCTTCCTGCAGCGGTACTTCGTCCAGGGCATCGCGGGAACGGGGCTGCGATGA
- a CDS encoding carbohydrate ABC transporter permease yields MTTTLAPAAERARAVPKTAAHKASRARRTAVAWLFLAPFGLVFLVYTAIPTVAALALSLTDIRGADLRTPFAVDFTGVDNYLRLFQDDTFVRDILNTALFVAVGVPLTMGIGFTLALALNSGISRLRGVLRTVFFAPVVTNVVAVALIWQYAFHLDGTVNKLLGAIGFAGPNWLDDPNLAMPVVILLGVWRNFGIAMVLFLAGLQAVPRDVYEAAALDGAGRWRQLRHITLPLLLPTTLMVSVLLTVFYLQVFDEPYLLTGGGPLGSTESVALYTYRQFGAGEFGMSSAASFVTLALVTVVSVVQFRLLRSRT; encoded by the coding sequence ATGACCACGACTCTCGCACCGGCCGCCGAGAGGGCCCGGGCCGTACCGAAGACGGCGGCGCACAAGGCGTCCCGCGCCCGCCGCACCGCCGTCGCCTGGCTCTTCCTCGCCCCCTTCGGCCTCGTCTTCCTCGTCTACACGGCGATCCCCACCGTCGCCGCGCTCGCCCTGAGCCTCACCGACATCCGCGGCGCCGACCTGCGCACCCCGTTCGCCGTCGACTTCACCGGCGTCGACAACTACCTCCGGCTGTTCCAGGACGACACCTTCGTACGGGACATCCTCAACACCGCCCTCTTCGTGGCCGTGGGCGTACCGCTGACGATGGGCATCGGCTTCACCCTGGCCCTCGCGCTGAACTCCGGCATCAGCCGTCTGCGCGGTGTCCTGCGCACCGTCTTCTTCGCGCCCGTCGTCACCAACGTCGTCGCCGTCGCGCTGATCTGGCAGTACGCCTTCCACCTCGACGGCACTGTCAACAAGCTGCTCGGCGCGATCGGATTCGCCGGACCCAACTGGCTGGACGACCCGAACCTGGCCATGCCGGTGGTCATCCTTCTCGGCGTCTGGCGCAACTTCGGCATCGCGATGGTGCTGTTCCTCGCCGGCCTCCAAGCCGTCCCGCGGGACGTGTACGAGGCCGCCGCCCTGGACGGGGCCGGCCGGTGGCGCCAACTCCGGCACATCACCCTCCCGTTGCTGCTGCCCACCACGCTGATGGTCTCCGTCCTGCTGACCGTCTTCTACCTCCAGGTCTTCGACGAGCCCTACCTCCTCACCGGCGGCGGCCCGCTCGGCTCCACCGAGTCGGTCGCGCTGTACACCTACCGCCAGTTCGGGGCGGGCGAGTTCGGGATGTCCTCGGCGGCGTCCTTCGTGACGCTCGCGCTGGTGACCGTGGTGAGCGTCGTCCAGTTCCGGCTGCTGAGGTCCCGCACATGA
- a CDS encoding extracellular solute-binding protein has translation MPNLSRRTALRLTAGIALGAALPLAGCGRQDDAAAASGAKKVDASPATGTVNVWAAQGDADVLGTVVKPFKSANPDLVVKTTLIPNAEYYTKLQAAIAAGKGPDVAQFFPESQAQFLDSSTLRPVPDGLVDPGSFFKSLWDAGVVDDVAYTVPWYAYTYALVYRSDLAKKAGVQAPTTWAGMEPFLKALQGAGAAHALGADIGWDIFNGQDVAMYAWQAGGSLVTSGGKWNLNTPQMVDALDYNASFFTAGTADTGGPTFLDAQPYFVSGKTASMITGPWVIGQLDTAAKKSGWTASHVATAPLPAGASSSVSFSAGGTWGVLADSGNTDAAWKLVRYLAEPSTQVAQYKGYGSLPSVISAWDDPAIKGQPLMAAFLTQLKNTRAFPQVSTWQQVATRLGKEVEAVAKGKETAARAAANIQAYAESVGTGTQ, from the coding sequence GTGCCCAACCTCTCCCGTCGCACCGCCCTGCGGCTGACCGCCGGAATAGCCCTCGGCGCCGCGCTTCCCCTGGCCGGCTGCGGGCGCCAAGACGACGCGGCCGCCGCTTCCGGCGCCAAGAAGGTCGACGCGTCCCCGGCCACCGGCACCGTGAACGTCTGGGCCGCCCAGGGCGACGCCGACGTGCTCGGCACGGTCGTCAAGCCGTTCAAGTCCGCCAACCCCGACCTGGTCGTGAAGACCACGCTGATCCCGAACGCGGAGTACTACACCAAGCTCCAAGCGGCGATCGCGGCGGGCAAGGGACCGGACGTCGCCCAGTTCTTCCCCGAGTCGCAGGCGCAGTTCCTCGACTCGTCGACCCTGCGGCCCGTGCCGGACGGCCTGGTGGATCCGGGCAGCTTCTTCAAGAGCCTCTGGGACGCCGGCGTCGTGGACGACGTGGCCTACACGGTGCCCTGGTACGCGTACACGTACGCGCTCGTCTACCGATCGGATCTGGCCAAGAAGGCGGGTGTCCAGGCGCCGACCACCTGGGCCGGGATGGAGCCCTTCCTCAAGGCCCTTCAGGGCGCCGGCGCGGCTCACGCGCTCGGGGCCGACATCGGGTGGGACATCTTCAACGGCCAGGACGTCGCCATGTACGCCTGGCAGGCCGGAGGCTCACTCGTCACCTCCGGCGGCAAATGGAACCTGAACACGCCCCAGATGGTCGACGCCCTCGACTACAACGCGTCCTTCTTCACCGCCGGGACCGCCGACACCGGCGGGCCGACCTTCCTCGACGCCCAGCCGTACTTCGTCTCCGGCAAGACGGCGAGCATGATCACCGGGCCCTGGGTCATCGGCCAGCTCGACACCGCTGCCAAGAAGAGCGGTTGGACGGCCTCCCACGTCGCCACCGCCCCCCTGCCCGCCGGAGCGTCGAGCAGCGTCTCCTTCTCCGCGGGCGGCACCTGGGGCGTCCTCGCCGACAGCGGCAACACGGACGCCGCCTGGAAGCTCGTCCGGTATCTGGCCGAGCCCAGCACGCAGGTCGCACAGTACAAGGGGTACGGCTCGCTGCCGTCCGTCATCTCCGCCTGGGACGACCCGGCCATCAAGGGGCAGCCGCTCATGGCCGCCTTTCTCACGCAGCTCAAGAACACCCGGGCGTTCCCCCAGGTCAGCACGTGGCAGCAGGTCGCGACCCGGCTGGGCAAGGAGGTGGAGGCCGTCGCCAAGGGCAAGGAGACCGCGGCGAGGGCGGCCGCGAACATCCAGGCGTACGCCGAGAGCGTCGGCACGGGCACGCAGTGA
- a CDS encoding chitinase yields the protein MSALSAGLVGLGGGGALAAPSSPSLPPFGKPLPAHVAAPYFESWTGESPAALAAASGNKYLTMAFLQTATAGSCTAYWNGESGQPISKAAFGRDIAAIQARGGDVIPSFGGWSADTTGTELADSCTSVDAIVDVFKSLVTTYGISRIDLDVEGDSINNAAGIDRRNKAIAKVQRWAERTGRTVQFSYTLPTSTTGLAANGLAVLQNAVDNGARVDVVNLMTFDYYDGATHDMAADTKTAAEGLHGQLAALYPHKSSAKLWSMIGVIEMPGIDDYGPEETFTVENAVAVEQWAEAKKINTLSFWALQRDNGGCPGTGGSNSCSGIVQDTWAFSHTFEQFTSGGHQ from the coding sequence GTGAGCGCTCTGTCCGCCGGGCTCGTCGGGCTCGGGGGAGGGGGCGCACTCGCGGCGCCGTCCTCGCCCTCGCTCCCGCCCTTCGGCAAGCCCCTGCCCGCCCACGTGGCGGCGCCCTACTTCGAGTCGTGGACGGGCGAGAGCCCGGCCGCACTCGCCGCCGCCTCGGGCAACAAGTACCTCACCATGGCCTTCCTTCAGACGGCCACGGCGGGTTCCTGCACCGCCTACTGGAACGGCGAGAGCGGTCAGCCGATCTCGAAGGCGGCTTTCGGGCGCGACATCGCCGCCATCCAGGCGCGCGGCGGTGACGTCATCCCGTCCTTCGGCGGCTGGTCCGCGGACACGACCGGCACCGAACTGGCCGACAGCTGCACCAGCGTCGACGCCATCGTCGACGTGTTCAAGAGCCTCGTCACGACGTACGGCATCAGCCGCATCGACCTCGATGTCGAGGGCGACTCCATCAACAACGCCGCCGGGATCGACCGCCGCAACAAGGCGATCGCCAAGGTCCAGCGCTGGGCCGAACGCACCGGCCGCACCGTGCAGTTCTCCTACACCCTCCCGACCTCCACGACCGGCCTCGCGGCCAACGGCCTCGCCGTGCTCCAGAACGCCGTCGACAACGGCGCACGCGTGGATGTCGTCAACCTCATGACGTTCGACTACTACGACGGCGCCACGCACGACATGGCGGCCGACACCAAGACGGCCGCCGAGGGACTGCACGGCCAGCTCGCCGCGCTCTACCCGCACAAGAGCTCCGCGAAGCTGTGGAGCATGATCGGGGTCATCGAGATGCCCGGCATCGACGACTACGGCCCCGAGGAGACCTTCACCGTCGAGAACGCGGTCGCGGTGGAGCAGTGGGCCGAGGCCAAGAAGATCAACACCCTCTCCTTCTGGGCGCTCCAGCGCGACAACGGCGGCTGCCCGGGCACCGGCGGCTCCAACTCCTGCTCCGGCATCGTCCAGGACACCTGGGCCTTCAGCCACACCTTCGAGCAGTTCACGAGCGGCGGTCACCAGTAG